ATTCTAATTTAAAAAATTAAAAATATATAAAATAAATGATTAAAAAGTCTTTAGCGATTTTATCAATCTCAGCTGCTTTTTATGCGCAGGCACAGGACGCATCTGTCCTAAAAAATTCAGTTGATGTATATTCAAACTCAGGGTTGAACGGCTCATCAAAATACAATGCCATGGCAGGTGCTATGGGAGCTTTGGGAGCGGATGCTTCGGTTTTAAATTCAAACCCGGCGGGAATTGGCGTTGCTATTGCAAGCGACCTTTCCGGAACGCTGAGCATCAATAATTCTAAAATTTCAACAGGTCTGTTTGGCAATGCTGTCGAGAACACGGCCAATAAAGCAGATGTAGGACAGGTTGGCGGAATTGTGGTTTTCGAGACGCGTTCTACCTCGCCGTGGAAATTCGTAAACCTTGGTGTTAATTTTTCCACAAAATCGCTGGATGAATATGCGGAAACAGCAGGCAATAGTAATGTTGCCTTTACTTTAGATGACGGCGACAGAATCTCGCTCAATGCCCACGCATATGACAGAATTGGAGATTTAACTAAAATGAGCCTCGGCCTGGGCGGAAATTATAACAACAGGTTTTATGTTGGTGCAGGTTTGAACTTACACGGTTCCAATTTTCAGCAGTATGATTATGCATCAATGAAATTTGCAAGCGATGGCGGCTCTGAAACTTTTTATAAGCAGTACACGCCATATCTTGAAGATGCCACCGGTTTTTCTGCAACAGTTGGCGTTATCGGCAAAGTAAACAACCAGTTCAGATTGGGTGCAGCGGTAGAAACGCCCACATGGTGGAACATCGACAGAACTTACACTTTCTACGGTTACGATTCTGCGGACGATGGCGAGTATTCCGAGAACATAAGTTTTGCTTCGCCAATGAAAGCTACTTTGAGTGCGGCTTTCGTTCCAAGCAAGAATTTAGCAGTGAACGTAGATTATTCATTAGGAATTACGAAACCTAAATTCGGTAAAATGGGTTCTGCAGCACAGACGGAAATGGATAATTTCCTAGATGCCAACTATAAAAACGTTTCTGAAGTGAAAGTTGGTGCAGAATACCGTATCCAGCAGTTCAGGTTAAGAGGCGGGTACGGTCTTACAACCGGCCCATACAGTGACATGATCGCTATGGCCTCTATTGATAATTTAGGTCAGGTGAATACTAATTCCTCATACGGTAACTTGTATTCTGGTAAAAAAGAAATGTTTGGTCTTGGCCTTGGTTATGATTTCAAGACCTTCTATGTAGATGCTGCCTACAACAATATATGGACAAATTACCATATGCCGTTTTTACAAGGTTTTTCTACAGCCGGAACTGAATATTACTCAAACTCTGCTTTTTTTGCAAACGAAGCTGCAGTGGTTTCAGAAACAAAAAACAGCCAAAACAATGTCACTTTAACATTGGGTTGGAAGTTTTAAATAGTGTGAAAATTTAATGAAGGCTCCGGACTGTTTCAGTTCGGAGTTTTTTTTATTAATGATGGTGATGAAATAAATGCCCTGTCATCGCCAGCAGTACACCGAGAATCACCAAAGCGATTTTAGTCCAGTCCGTATTATGGTTTTTGTTGCTTTCAAAAATAATAACAGAAGAAATATGCAGGAAGATACCTCCAACGATCGCCAGAAAATAAGGCTGCCAATCAGGATTAAAATATTTTCCGAGCAAAAGCCCCAGCGGTGAGGCGCCTGCAAATAAGATGATAATCAACCAGGAATAAGCTGAAAGTTTTTTATTTCTGAACAAAAAAGCACCCAGCACAAAAGAAATCGGGAGGTTGTGAAAAATGATACCCTGCAAGTACGGGGAAAAAACTTCCGTTTCGCCGGCTAAAGGAATGCCTTCGATAAATGCATGAATAAACAACCCCACGATCAGGCCAGCCGGCAGCACCGCATCATTATTGTGGTGATGAAAGTGACCGTGCTCAAACCCTTTGGTAAAATTTTCGAGCAGCATCTGAAGAATGACACCACCGATAACCCAGGCGCCAATATTATGATTTTCAGAATGATAAACCTGTGGAAAAACTTCATTCAGGCAGATCGTAATCAAAAATCCGGCACTGAGAATAAGCAGATATTTTGCAAGTTTTTGCTTTGAACCAAAGAATTTGCCCAATACAACACCCACCAGGACACTTAATATGAGTAAGGTTAAAATCATACACCAACCTTTTTAAAAATATTGATACAGCGTGGCGAAGTCTCGAGCTCAAAAACTCCCAGACTGTAGTTCCCATACAGCTTTTCGCGCTGGAAACCGCATTCCGTCGCCAGGGCATCAATTTCCTCCAAAGTATGGAGTTTCACTTTTTCAAAGAAATGAAAATCTTCGCCTTTATCATTAAAGTAAATATCCTTGATCACGTGCTGACCTTCGATTTTCTTTTTAATTTTAAAATCGATACCATTCCTTTCAACCACAGTTTCCTCAACAAGGGTGTTTTTCACATATTTTTCATTTAAAAAATCCAGGACAAAGTAACCGTCCTGTTTCAGAATATCAAAAACAGAAGAAAAAACCTTTTTATCATCCTGAGGATCATCGAAATAGCCAAAACTTGTAAAAAGATTGAAAACAGCATCCGCTTTTCCACCGTCGATCTTATCGCGCATATCATGAACTTCAAATTTCAGGTCTTCATTTTCAAACTGTCTGTTGTGGGCAATGCTTTCATCAGACAAATCAAGTCCCAAAACCCTGTATCCGAGATTATTCAGGTAAACTGAATGCCGGCCTTTGCCGCACGCCAGATCAATAATTTCCGCATACTCCGGAAGCTCCAAATCCATTACCAATAAAGAAATAAAGGCTTCAGCCTCTGTAAGATCACGGTTTTTGTAAAGAATATGATAGTAAGGTGTATTAAACCAGGTTTTGAACCACGCCATAGTGCAAAAATAGTTAAATTTGCGGGATATCCGATTTCAGCAGCAAATCCATGAACACCGATAATTTACATATCCAGATAAAAACATTCTACGGGCTGGAGCCAATTTTAGCAGAAGAAATTAAAAAACTCGGCGGCAAAAACGTCGAGATAAAAACCCGCGCCGTCAACTGCGAAGGTGACCTTGGCTTTCTTTATAAAATCAACTATTCGGCTCGCACAGCGGTAAAAATTTTAGTTCCCATTTATGAATTTAAAGCCTTTAATGAGCATAAATTCTATGATAAACTGCTGAAGTTCAACTGGGACGAGTTTATGTATGTCAATCAGAGTTTTGCGATTGACGCGACGGTTCATTCCGAAAGATTTACGCACTCCCAGTTTATGACCTTGAAAATGAAGGACGCCATCGTAGATTTTTTCAGGACAAAATACAAACAGCGCCCGAATGTGGATCCCAAAAACCCGGACATAAAATTCAACCTGCATATTGACCGAGATTTTGTGACGGTTTCTTTGGATTCATCGGGCGAGCCGCTGTTTAAGCGCGGCTACCGTAAGGAACAGGGCGAAGCTCCCATCAATGAAGTTTTAGCCTCCGGAATGCTGCAGATTGGGGGTTGGGACGGCAAAGGAAATTTCCTGGATCCGATGTGCGGCAGCGGCACCATCCTGATAGAAGCAGCCATGATTGCTATGGATCTTCCGGCTCAGATTTTCAGGAAAAAATTTGCGTTCCAGAACTGGAAAAATTATGATGAGGAACTGTTCCAAAAAATAAAGGAATTCCGGATCAACAGGATAAAGGAATTTGAAGGAAAAATCGTTGGCTACGACATCGACGCACGAATGCTGAACGCGGCACGAATCAACATACAAGCCGCAGAAATGGAAGACGTCATCGAAGTGCAAAAAAAGAATTTCTTCGAATCCACAAAAGAACTTTTCCCTTTGCTGATGGTCTTCAATCCGCCGTATGACGAAAGAATTTCGATTAAATTTGATGAATTCTACAAGAAAATCGGCGATACTTTTAAAACCGGTTATCCGAACACTTTGGCTTGGCTGATTTCCTCTGATCTTCAAGCTGTAAAAAAAATAGGTTTGCGCCCTTCGAGGAAAGTAAAACTCTACAACGGGAAACTGGAAACCAGATTTCTGCAGTATGAGATGTACGAAGGAAGCAAAAAGTCTAAAAACAACGAACCAAGCTAAAGATGCAGCAATCTACCAGCTGCTATTGCTGCACTGATGAACTAATATATTTTAAAATTGAATTTGAACCCAAGCATTTCCATCATCATCGCTATTTTCAACCGGAAAGATGAGCTTTTCGAGCTGCTGAATTCCCTTGCCTTTCAGACGGACAAGGATTTTGAGGTGATCGTGGTGGATGACGGTTCGCTGATTGCACTTTTGCCCACGGTTGAGCTTTTTGAGAATCGGCTGAATATCCAGTTTTTCAGAAAGGACAATTCCGGGCCGGGACTTTCCAGAAACTACGGTGCAAGGCGCGCTAAAGGCGAATGGCTGGTCTTTGTGGACAGCGACGTTATCGTGGAAAAAGATTATATCAAAAACATCAGGAAAAATATCGTCGAAATTCCGTGTGATGCATTTGGCGGTGCAGACAAAGCTCATAAAGGTTTCAACCTGATGCAGAAAGCGATTTCCTACTCTATGACTTCCGTTTTTACGACCGGCGGAATTCGCGGAAATAAAAGTGCGGTGACGAAATTTCAACCTCGAAGTTTCAATATGGGGGTGAGAAAATCGGCTTTTGAAGATGTTGGCGGATTCTCGGAAATGCGGATTGGCGAAGATCCTGATTTATCGATGACACTTTGGGAAAAAGGCTATAAAACTGCTTTTTTCGACGATATTGGTGCTTACCACAAGCGTAGAACCGATTTTGGGAAATTTTCGAAACAGGTGAGCCAGTTTGGTATTGCAAGGCCAATCCTGAATCAGCGTCACCCCAATTATGTGAAGATTACATTTGCCTTTCCGTCCCTTTTTCTGATTGGCTATGTGCTTGGATTTATTGAGTATTTCTTTTTAGGCAACGGGTTTATCCTTGCGATGTACGGTGTGTACACGTTTTTGGTGTTTTTCCACGCGCTTTGGAAAACCAGGAATATCAGCATTGCGGGAATGGCGGTGATTGCGACTTATATACAGATGTTTTCTTACGGTTACGGATTTCTGAAATCCTGGTTTTTGCTTAATATTTTCAGGATGAAGCCGGAGGAAGCATTTCCAGAGCATTTTCATAAGCAATAGTCCGGTTGTGTTTTAAAAATTAACCTCTCTTTTTGAGAATCCACGCACATCTTTCAGGTGGATGAATTCCATATTTCTGGCGGAATTCAAAATCATTCTTACGGTTACTTTATCACCGGACAAGCGATTGCAGCGGCATCCTTTTTTGGTGGCTGAGGAAACTTCCGAAGCCGCCGAAAAAGATACAGCGGAAAGCGCGGTTCCGGGAAATGGTAGTGGCATGTGGGCCGGCTTTCCCGGAATGGCCCATAAAAAATCCTGAGATTTTCAACCTACAAACTGAAATAAATTATTTTCCATGAAATACATTCGCAGTTATTGAAATTGAATCCTCGGGTTGTTAAAAAAAATCCCGCTCTAAAAATTTCAAACGGGATTCTTGTGATTATTTGATTTTATTGGCTTATGGAAACCTTCGATCCTTTCGTATGCGCATTCATCTGCGGTGCGTAATAATTCTGCAAAGTGGAAATACCGTTGCTGAAGGTTCCTGAAGCGTTGCACACCAAATCGTATTCAAAGACATATTTTCCTTTCGGCATGTATTCGATGTAGAAATTGGTTGACGCATCTTTGGTAGACTGGTAATAACCCAGACTGTTTTTCCACTGATAACCGGAAATCACGTCCAAAGGTTCAAAACCGGCAGCACGCATATCTTTCAGATGGATGAATTCCATATTTCTGTCGGTGTTCAGGATCATTCTTACCGTCACTTTATCGCCGACTTTCAGCGGAGTTGTTGCTGTGATTTTCTGAAGTTCTTCGCCGTTTTCCGTTTTTATTTTACGGTACAGTTCTTTCGTGATGGAAATGTAGGTTTCAGAAGATTTAATTTTATCCAAATCCTCATAATACTGCCAGAACAAGCCTCCCTGCACAATT
The sequence above is a segment of the Chryseobacterium taklimakanense genome. Coding sequences within it:
- a CDS encoding ZIP family metal transporter, whose amino-acid sequence is MILTLLILSVLVGVVLGKFFGSKQKLAKYLLILSAGFLITICLNEVFPQVYHSENHNIGAWVIGGVILQMLLENFTKGFEHGHFHHHNNDAVLPAGLIVGLFIHAFIEGIPLAGETEVFSPYLQGIIFHNLPISFVLGAFLFRNKKLSAYSWLIIILFAGASPLGLLLGKYFNPDWQPYFLAIVGGIFLHISSVIIFESNKNHNTDWTKIALVILGVLLAMTGHLFHHHH
- a CDS encoding class I SAM-dependent methyltransferase, producing the protein MAWFKTWFNTPYYHILYKNRDLTEAEAFISLLVMDLELPEYAEIIDLACGKGRHSVYLNNLGYRVLGLDLSDESIAHNRQFENEDLKFEVHDMRDKIDGGKADAVFNLFTSFGYFDDPQDDKKVFSSVFDILKQDGYFVLDFLNEKYVKNTLVEETVVERNGIDFKIKKKIEGQHVIKDIYFNDKGEDFHFFEKVKLHTLEEIDALATECGFQREKLYGNYSLGVFELETSPRCINIFKKVGV
- a CDS encoding glycosyltransferase; its protein translation is MNPSISIIIAIFNRKDELFELLNSLAFQTDKDFEVIVVDDGSLIALLPTVELFENRLNIQFFRKDNSGPGLSRNYGARRAKGEWLVFVDSDVIVEKDYIKNIRKNIVEIPCDAFGGADKAHKGFNLMQKAISYSMTSVFTTGGIRGNKSAVTKFQPRSFNMGVRKSAFEDVGGFSEMRIGEDPDLSMTLWEKGYKTAFFDDIGAYHKRRTDFGKFSKQVSQFGIARPILNQRHPNYVKITFAFPSLFLIGYVLGFIEYFFLGNGFILAMYGVYTFLVFFHALWKTRNISIAGMAVIATYIQMFSYGYGFLKSWFLLNIFRMKPEEAFPEHFHKQ
- a CDS encoding OmpP1/FadL family transporter, with amino-acid sequence MIKKSLAILSISAAFYAQAQDASVLKNSVDVYSNSGLNGSSKYNAMAGAMGALGADASVLNSNPAGIGVAIASDLSGTLSINNSKISTGLFGNAVENTANKADVGQVGGIVVFETRSTSPWKFVNLGVNFSTKSLDEYAETAGNSNVAFTLDDGDRISLNAHAYDRIGDLTKMSLGLGGNYNNRFYVGAGLNLHGSNFQQYDYASMKFASDGGSETFYKQYTPYLEDATGFSATVGVIGKVNNQFRLGAAVETPTWWNIDRTYTFYGYDSADDGEYSENISFASPMKATLSAAFVPSKNLAVNVDYSLGITKPKFGKMGSAAQTEMDNFLDANYKNVSEVKVGAEYRIQQFRLRGGYGLTTGPYSDMIAMASIDNLGQVNTNSSYGNLYSGKKEMFGLGLGYDFKTFYVDAAYNNIWTNYHMPFLQGFSTAGTEYYSNSAFFANEAAVVSETKNSQNNVTLTLGWKF
- a CDS encoding THUMP domain-containing class I SAM-dependent RNA methyltransferase, with amino-acid sequence MNTDNLHIQIKTFYGLEPILAEEIKKLGGKNVEIKTRAVNCEGDLGFLYKINYSARTAVKILVPIYEFKAFNEHKFYDKLLKFNWDEFMYVNQSFAIDATVHSERFTHSQFMTLKMKDAIVDFFRTKYKQRPNVDPKNPDIKFNLHIDRDFVTVSLDSSGEPLFKRGYRKEQGEAPINEVLASGMLQIGGWDGKGNFLDPMCGSGTILIEAAMIAMDLPAQIFRKKFAFQNWKNYDEELFQKIKEFRINRIKEFEGKIVGYDIDARMLNAARINIQAAEMEDVIEVQKKNFFESTKELFPLLMVFNPPYDERISIKFDEFYKKIGDTFKTGYPNTLAWLISSDLQAVKKIGLRPSRKVKLYNGKLETRFLQYEMYEGSKKSKNNEPS